The proteins below come from a single Aegilops tauschii subsp. strangulata cultivar AL8/78 chromosome 6, Aet v6.0, whole genome shotgun sequence genomic window:
- the LOC109777377 gene encoding MAG2-interacting protein 2, translating into MGAEVDALYEIGRHATGSHEIPCERDETARASGGSSGEGGGVLLYLSFQGVSKLRERWSRYNALGGSKRRKRENAASLFVSRNAEYVAVAVGNRIYILRKSDGYESPCGIYTNNNRMAFFTNGAWLEDQGIFGVVDDSNSLCLIKENGDVLTRRTSNQLKLSSTIIDLLVQDASSSQRGFYIFTTDCKVHKFDYTREPEAALYQVSIVTKDVPSTRSPQLPQSLSCVDYHQDHSLVVLVGDSTHSSSSNGCSGAYFLYVLHFDEYLELSLSFQSAPLEGVFSPPTDRKTLVPLPKVRISPQGKRIATLDLNGSVDIFVLNGNMRSVSLHPHGSGAGTHLIGVKDISWWTDNILMIVKEDGRISMYSIAEDMVVSKGDLALSTPLLEKAKAIEGYAFVLQSSRQMDSVPGDHQHTEMDKIFWSLVSFSKVTVLEMYSVLIRKNQQKEALDFASQYNLDKDDVLKACWLHSAGDIHDIQSYLVKIKDQAFVLSECVNKVGPTEAALKALFSFGFRMTDRYKFSEPDNSGDGSAWDSRIIRLRLLWYNDLLETFLGINMGRFSAGEYSKFRLTPLVDTAIALAESGKIGALNLLMKRHPYTISSDILRVLSAIPETIAVQTYSQLLPGKYPPSVVILRDGDWVECKQMAAYINTSPGQLDKRGVVKTEILLKHSTGFLWPSAAELSEWYRSRARDIDCLSGQLENCLAMIELACQKGIVELQPFFDDMKYLYQVVYSDESNEFIMNLATWEDLPDYQKFKIILKGAKDDTVVQRLDDMAIPFMNKRLHLISSSNADKQEESYLTRWMKEVATANELSICLSVIENGCGESPICGLFKDLNEMVETAICCIYVCSATNQWNTMSSILSKLLHKTKREKSLLASEEDFSLKDAKQALGTCVVSCDDMQHVCADILSRLSDNSGDSYCNDSTAYQFGNIKSLDMPEKMLKVAEGHVEVGRLFAYYQVPKPTHFFLAAHLDEKNVKQLIRLILSKFGRRQPVRSDNEWANMWRDLKLFQEKAFPFLDSEYMLAEFIRGLLKAGKFSLARNYLGGTSAVSLSTEKAENLVIQAAREYFFSASTLSCNEIWKARECLNLLPNSKNVQVETDIIDALTVRLPYLGVTILPVQFRQVKDPMEIIRMVITSQTGAYLHFEEIIDVAKLLGLRSEEEIAAVEEAIAREAVVNGDLQLAFDLCLNLTKKGHGEVWDLCAAIARGPQLDNLDTSTREKLLGFSLSHCDEESVGELLNAWKELDVHDKFEQLMVSTGTNPPNFFVDGSTYTPLPVQSVQDILDLREGVSHDREHDHVAIAKEMLSKVCMDFTNDDTYSRESTFAENRKLLSFSALELPWLLKLSNDEVHDGNKHSSETNHPIRRYRFSTKTEAINSIIYWLGVHSFAPSDDLIMFLAKSIMEPPVDEDDYVLSCSILLNLMDPFNGVKIIEEELKQRECYQEISNIMNVGMTYSSLNSLKKECSTPEQRRNLLLQKFHEKFTSIDSDDLDQIDMAHATYWGEWKSKLEEEKRMADQARMLKNVLPDIDTSRFLSGDANYIKKVVFSFVDSVKLERKHILKEAVKIAENYGLQRTEVLLRFLGCALVSEYWDNDDILNEIAEFRDDIVKSAKGVIDMIYSDVYPEIDGYNKQRLSYIFGILSACHSYLKRTSKIELTYQEHVHTHKLELFQYYKVLEEECKKVCFIDGLNYKNIAGLDNLNFDHFNEEVCKNIHASTVSALADMVQALVSMYVDLQANGLVSRQGVYKHYVLGMLASLEGRNEARSNSTDCEKLLAVLCEIELNYDSCKEYIQTLPATDISYIIGRYYTLCFPCNLARSQPQEPSWKEPLCMLITLWIKLVDDIPRQPTDASSYERTGYLDSNRLTHCMSAFRQLLINNEITVHQGWDAISMFVQVGFNSEIIMDTSHFCRAMILSGCGFKTVVEVYHGGQENLESVNADSRNPLDLLELYGASTDGCLSDLIEGSCESQALLHKLLSSLSQSVGEHADSLEMIRSGVWGKLIAFSENMQLGSQLRVYALQLMQCITGRNLKSLPNEIVSQVEPWESWYEPGASDSLADEGSTPSCSITASLVALRSNQMVTAVLPDASITPENLSSLDSAVSCFLHLSERASSVESVAVLEAVLEEWEQLFSSPKEEYVQPQDSPKEASDWSDGWDDGWEALPEELENPAQKQDGASTLSVHPLHSCWMEIIRKLAGLGELQKIIELLDRASSKHSRLLEDEEAHRLLELLSAAPNCFMALKIMLLLPYEAPQLQCLQTVEAKIREGTASTSSTADDHELLPLVLSSGALQKIAGEEGYSKLFSHTCHLVGQLARSFQSDLCAHWEAESKMNQKSLLFAKVLLPCFISELVLKGQYLLAGFIVSRWMHTPASLGLVDVVEPGLRRYLEGQVAQAQAQQQVGESDASFAEDELSISRTMSSLRLKFVSLLQAALVALPSQEP; encoded by the exons ATAATAATAGAATGGCCTTTTTTACAAACGGGGCCTGGCTGGAGGACCAAGGCATTTTTGGTGTGGTTGATGATTCAAACTCACTGTGTCTCATAAAAGAAAATGGAGATGTATTAACTAGGAGAACAAGCAATCAGTTGAAGCTATCTTCTACTATCATTGATTTGCTTGTGCAGGATGCTTCAAGTTCACAAAG GGGTTTCTACATTTTTACTACTGATTGCAAGGTCCATAAATTTGATTACACTCGAGAACCAGAGGCAGCTTTATACCAAGTTTCTATAGTGACTAAAGATGTGCCATCAACTAGATCTCCTCAGTTACCTCAGAGTTTGTCGTGTGTTGATTATCATCAAGATCATTCATTGGTGGTCCTAGTTGGAGATTCCACTCACTCGTCAAGCTCCAATGGCTGTTCTG GAGCATATTTTCTATATGTATTGCACTTCGATGAATATCTGGAACTTAGTCTTTCATTCCAAAGTGCGCCGTTGGAAGGAGTGTTTTCACCTCCTACAGATAGAAAAACTTTGGTCCCGCTTCCAAAAGTCAGAATCTCACCTCAGGGCAAACGTATTGCTACATTGGATTTGAATGGTTCTGTTGACATCTTTGTGCTCAATGGTAATATGCGCTCTGTTTCGCTTCATCCTCACGGGAGTGGCGCTGGAACACACTTGATTGGTGTGAAGGACATCAGTTGGTGGACAGATAATATTCTCATGATTGTAAAGGAAGATGGTAGGATTAGCATGTACAGCATTGCTGAGGATATGGTAGTTTCAAAAGGTGACCTTGCTTTATCTACACCACTGTTGGAAAAGGCAAAGGCTATCGAAGGATATGCATTTGTTTTGCAATCTAGCAGACAAATGGATAGTGTTCCTGGGGATCATCAACACACTGAGATGGATAAAATATTTTGGAGTCTAGTATCATTCTCCAAAGTTACAGTACTGGAGATGTACTCCGTTCTCATCAGGAAGAATCAACAAAAGGAGGCTTTGGATTTTGCCTCCCAGTATAATCTAGATAAGGATGATGTGCTTAAAGCATGCTGGTTGCACTCTGCTGGAGATATTCATGATATACAGTCATACTTGGTGAAAATCAAAGACCAAGCATTTGTATTGTCAGAATGTGTGAATAAAGTTGGACCTACAGAAGCAGCTTTGAAAGCCCTATTTTCTTTTGGCTTTCGCATGACAGACCGTTACAAGTTTTCGGAGCCGGATAATAGCGGTGATGGCTCAGCATGGGACAGTCGTATCATCAGGCTTCGTTTATTGTGGTACAACGACTTGCTGGAGACATTCTTGGGAATTAATATGGGAAG GTTCTCAGCTGGCGAATATAGCAAGTTCCGTTTGACGCCCCTTGTTGATACTGCTATTGCTCTAGCTGAAAGTGGCAAAATCGGAGCTCTTAATCTTCTCATGAAGCGCCATCCGTATACTATCTCTTCTGACATTTTACGTGTTCTGTCTGCAATTCCAGAAACTATTGCTGTACAGACTTATAGTCAGTTGCTTCCTGGGAAATATCCTCCTAGTGTTGTAATATTAAGAGATGGTGATTGGGTTGAATGCAAACAAATGGCAGCATATATAAACACTTCTCCTGGTCAATTGGACAAGAGGGGAGTGGTCAAAACAGAAATACTTTTGAAGCACTCAACTGGTTTCTTATGGCCATCTGCCGCTGAACTTTCGGAGTGGTACAGGAGCAGAGCTAGGGACATTGACTGCCTAAGTGGACAGCTGGAAAATTGTCTTGCCATGATAGAGCTTGCATGTCAAAAGGGGATAGTGGAGCTGCAGCCATTCTTTGATGATATGAAATACCTCTACCAAGTTGTATATTCTGATGAGTCGAATGAGTTCATAATGAACCTTGCAACCTGGGAAGATTTACCTGACTATCAAAAGTTTAAGATCATTCTGAAAGGAGCCAAAGATGATACTGTTGTTCAGCGACTAGACGATATGGCTATCCCTTTTATGAATAAGAGATTGCACTTGATCTCGTCAAGTAATGCTGACAAACAAGAAGAATCCTACCTGACTAGATGGATGAAAGAGGTTGCTACTGCAAATGAGCTGTCCATttgcttgtctgttattgaaaaCGGCTGTGGGGAGTCACCAATTTGTGGGCTCTTCAAGGATCTTAATGAGATGGTAGAAACTGCTATTTGCTGCATTTATGTATGCTCTGCAACTAACCAGTGGAATACCATGTCATCAATTCTGTCGAAGTTACTCCATAAGACAAAGAGAGAGAAATCTTTATTGGCTAGTGAAGAAGATTTCAGTTTGAAAGATGCTAAGCAAGCTCTTGGCACTTGTGTGGTTTCCTGTGATGATATGCAGCATGTGTGTGCTGATATCTTGTCTCGTCTGAGTGATAATTCAGGGGATTCTTATTGCAATGATTCAACGGCCTACCAATTTGGCAACATAAAATCCCTTGATATGCCAGAGAAGATGCTAAAAGTTGCTGAAGGTCACGTAGAAGTAGGAAGGCTCTTTGCTTATTACCAG GTACCAAAGCCAACACATTTCTTCCTTGCTGCACACTTAGACGAGAAGAATGTAAAACAACTTATACGGCTGATCCTGTCAAAATTTGGCAGACGTCAACCTGTTCGGTCGGACAATGAGTGGGCTAACATGTGGCGTGATTTGAAGCTCTTCCAAGAGAAGGCATTTCCTTTTCTTGATTCAGAATATATGCTCGCTGAATTCATTAGAGGGCTTCTAAAAGCTGGTAAATTTTCACTAGCCAGGAACTATCTTGGAGGTACTAGTGCAGTTTCTTTGTCCACAGAAAAAGCTGAGAATCTCGTTATCCAAGCTGCAAGGGAGTATTTCTTCTCAGCTTCAACTTTGTCCTGCAACGAA ATTTGGAAGGCTAGGGAATGCCTAAATCTGTTACCAAATAGCAAAAATGTTCAAGTGGAAACTGATATAATTGATGCTCTAACTGTCAGACTTCCTTATCTAGGGGTGACTATCCTCCCTGTTCAGTTCAGACAGGTAAAGGATCCTATGGAGATCATCCGTATGGTGATTACGAGTCAAACAGGGGCATATCTTCATTTTGAAGAGATTATTGATGTTGCTAAACTACTAGGATTAAGAAGTGAAGAAGAAATAGCTGCTGTTGAGGAGGCTATTGCTAGAGAAGCAGTGGTAAATGGTGACCTCCAGCTAGCCTTTGATCTCTGTCTAAATTTGACTAAAAAGGGTCATGGGGAAGTCTGGGATTTATGTGCTGCAATTGCAAGAGGTCCTCAGCTTGACAATTTGGATACAAGTACCCGTGAAAAGCTATTGGGCTTCTCCCTTAGCCATTGTGATGAAGAATCTGTAGGGGAACTATTGAATGCTTGGAAGGAACTTGATGTCCACGATAAATTTGAACAATTAATGGTATCAACAGGAACAAACCCTCCCAATTTCTTTGTTGATGGCTCTACATATACACCTCTTCCTGTGCAAAGTGTGCAAGACATACTTGACCTGAGAGAAGGCGTTAGCCATGATAGAGAGCATGATCATGTGGCAATTGCTAAAGAAATGCTATCAAAGGTTTGCATGGACTTCACAAATGATGATACATATAGTCGGGAATCTACTTTTGCAGAAAATAGGAAACTATTGTCCTTCTCTGCACTGGAATTGCCATGGCTTTTGAAGTTGTCTAATGATGAGGTGCATGATGGTAACAAACATTCTTCGGAGACAAATCATCCCATCAGGAGATATCGATTTTCAACAAAAACGGAGGCAATAAATAGTATCATATATTGGCTAGGTGTACATAGTTTTGCTCCCAGTGATGATCTAATCATGTTTCTTGCAAAGTCTATAATGGAGCCTCccgttgatgaagatgattatgttCTTTCCTGTTCAATTCTTCTGAATCTCATGGACCCTTTCAATGGAGTGAAAATAATAGAGGAAGAGCTCAAACAACGAGAATGTTATCAAGAGATTAGTAACATAATGAATGTAGGAATGACATATAGCTCCCTCAACAGTTTGAAGAAAGAATGTTCTACTCCTGAACAGAGGAGAAATCTCTTGCTTCAAAAATTCCATGAGAAGTTTACCTCGATAGATTCAG ATGATTTAGACCAGATTGATATGGCACATGCCACTTACTGGGGAGAGTGGAAATCAAAATTAGAAGAGGAGAAACGAATGGCTGACCAAGCAAGAATGCTGAAAAATGTACTGCCTGATATTGACACGTCTCGATTCTTATCTGGCGATGCTAACTATATCAAAAAGGTTGTTTTCTCCTTTGTTGACTCCGTAAAGCTGGAGAGAAAACATATACTAAAGGAAGCAGTAAAGATAGCTGAGAACTATGGCTTGCAGCGAACAGAG GTGCTTTTACGATTTCTGGGCTGTGCTCTTGTCTCTGAATATTGGGATAACGATGATATTCTGAATGAAATTGCTGAATTCCGGGACGATATTGTCAAATCAGCTAAGGGGGTGATTGATATGATATATTCAGATGTCTACCCAGAGATCGATGGGTATAATAAGCAACGCCTCTCCTACATCTTTGGCATCCTTTCAGCATGTCATTCGTATCTTAAGAGGACAAGTAAGATAGAATTGACATACCAAGAACATGTTCATACACATAAGCTTGAGCTATTTCAGTATTACAAGGTCCTTGAGGAAGAGTGCAAGAAAGTCTGTTTCATTGATGGCTTAAACTACAAAAACATTGCTGGCCTGGATAATCTGAACTTTGACCACTTCAATGAAGAAGTATGCAAGAATATCCATGCCTCAACCGTCAGTGCTCTAGCTGATATGGTCCAAGCTCTTGTGAGTATGTATGTTGATTTACAGGCTAATGGTCTTGTGTCACGCCAAGGTGTTTACAAGCATTATGTTCTTGGCATGTTGGCATCTTTAGAAGGCCGCAATGAAGCACGGTCAAACAGCACAGATTGTGAAAAGTTACTAGCAGTCCTTTGTGAAATTGAGTTGAACTATGATAGTTGCAAGGAGTATATCCAAACTCTTCCTGCCACAGATATTTCATACATCATTGGAAGGTATTACACACTATGTTTCCCTTGCAACTTAGCAAGAAGCCAACCACAGGAACCTTCATGGAAGGAACCTCTCTGTATGCTGATAACTCTTTGGATTAAACTTGTTGACGACATACCAAGGCAGCCAACTGATGCTAGCTCATATGAAAGGACAGGCTACTTGGATTCGAACCGGTTAACTCACTGCATGAGTGCTTTCAGACAGCTGTTAATAAATAATGAGATAACAGTGCACCAAGGTTGGGATGCCATCTCTATGTTTGTACAAGTTGGCTTTAACAGTGAAATAATAATGGACACATCACACTTTTGCCGAGCTATGATTCTTTCTGGATGTGGTTTCAAAACTGTAGTTGAAGTGTACCATGGAGGACAGGAAAATTTGGAAAGTGTAAATGCAGACTCGAGGAATCCGTTGGATCTCTTAGAGCTTTATGGTGCTTCTACAGATGGCTGTTTGTCCGATCTGATCGAAGGCTCTTGTGAGTCTCAGGCATTGCTTCATAAGCTACTGTCTTCATTGAGCCAGTCAGTAGGGGAGCATGCTGACTCTCTTGAAATGATCCGATCTGGGGTCTGGGGAAAGTTGATAGCCTTTTCTGAGAACATGCAGCTAGGTAGCCAACTACGTGTCTATGCCCTGCAGCTGATGCAGTGTATTACGGGAAGAAACCTCAAAAGCCTTCCAAATGAGATTGTTTCCCAGGTTGAGCCATGGGAATCATGGTATGAGCCTGGAGCAAGTGATTCCTTAGCTGATGAGGGCAGTACTCCCTCTTGCAGCATCACAGCGAGTCTAGTGGCACTCAGATCTAATCAGATGGTCACTGCAGTTCTGCCAGATGCTAGTATCACGCCCGAAAACTTGTCGAGTCTTGACTCTGCAGTATCTTGCTTCTTACATTTGTCAGAACGTGCTTCTTCCGTTGAGAGTGTTGCTGTTCTGGAAGCAGTGCTAGAAGAGTGGGAGCAACTGTTCTCTTCACCAAAAGAAGAATATGTTCAGCCTCAGGATTCGCCAAAAGAAGCAAGCGACTGGAGTGATGGATGGGATGATGGCTGGGAGGCCCTACCAGAAGAGTTGGAGAATCCAGCGCAAAAGCAAGATGGTGCGTCGACATTATCTGTCCATCCTCTCCACAGTTGTTGGATGGAGATCATCAGAAAACTTGCTGGGCTTGGTGAGCTTCAGAAGATCATTGAGCTTCTAGATCGAGCATCCTCAAAGCATAGCAGGTTGCTAGAGGACGAAGAAGCACACCGCTTGCTTGAACTCCTTTCCGCAGCACCCAACTGCTTCATGGCTCTCAAAATCATGCTGCTGCTCCCATACGAAGCTCCACAGCTGCAGTGCCTGCAGACGGTCGAGGCGAAAATCAGGGAAGGAACCGCGTCCACCTCATCGACAGCCGACGACCACGAGCTGCTGCCGTTGGTCCTGTCATCCGGAGCCCTGCAGAAGATCGCTGGAGAAGAGGGGTACTCGAAACTCTTCTCTCACACATGCCACCTCGTCGGACAGCTCGCGAGGTCGTTCCAGAGCGATCTCTGCGCGCACTGGGAAGCCGAATCTAAGATGAATCAGAAGTCTTTGCTATTCGCTAAGGTGCTGCTCCCGTGCTTCATATCTGAGCTGGTGCTCAAAGGGCAGTATCTGTTGGCCGGGTTCATCGTCTCGAGATGGATGCACACACCCGCATCCCTTGGTCTGGTAGATGTCGTCGAGCCCGGTTTGCGGCGCTACCTGGAAGGTCAGGTCGCTCAGGCTCAGGCTCAGCAGCAGGTGGGAGAGAGCGACGCTTCTTTTGCTGAAGACGAGCTGTCTATTAGCCGCACAATGTCCAGTCTAAGGTTGAAATTTGTCTCTCTTTTGCAAGCGGCGTTGGTAGCCCTTCCGAGCCAAGAGCCTTAG